The following proteins are co-located in the Flavobacterium sp. CECT 9288 genome:
- a CDS encoding TIGR02757 family protein → MTTKELKDFLDNKVLQYNTLDFIESDPVQIPHLYSQKEDVEIAGFLSATIAWGNRKMIIQNSHRMLDLMGNAPYDFVMSHKTADLERLHTFVHRTFNGQDFIGFIQSLQNIYSHHGGLETVFAKNQEPHSMQNSISEFKKIFFSIPHLARTQKHVSDPLNNSAAKRINMYLRWMVRNDKTGVDLGVWKSISTASLSCPLDVHSGNVARKLGLLTRKQNDGKALAELDAKLREFDAQDPVKYDFALFGLGVFEGF, encoded by the coding sequence ATGACTACAAAAGAATTAAAAGATTTTCTAGACAACAAAGTTTTACAATACAACACCTTAGATTTTATAGAAAGTGATCCTGTTCAAATTCCGCATCTGTATTCACAAAAAGAAGATGTTGAAATTGCTGGTTTTCTAAGTGCTACCATTGCCTGGGGGAATCGTAAAATGATCATACAAAATTCGCATCGCATGCTGGACTTAATGGGCAATGCACCTTATGATTTTGTGATGTCACACAAAACAGCTGATTTAGAACGATTACATACATTTGTTCATCGTACTTTTAATGGTCAAGATTTCATTGGATTCATCCAATCTTTACAAAACATCTATTCCCATCACGGTGGACTAGAAACGGTTTTTGCCAAAAATCAAGAACCCCATTCGATGCAAAATAGCATTTCCGAATTTAAAAAAATATTTTTTTCTATCCCTCATCTCGCTCGAACTCAAAAACACGTTTCAGATCCTTTGAACAATTCGGCAGCAAAAAGAATCAACATGTATTTAAGGTGGATGGTTCGGAATGACAAAACTGGCGTTGATCTGGGCGTCTGGAAAAGCATCTCAACGGCTTCTCTATCTTGCCCGCTTGATGTACACTCTGGTAATGTGGCAAGAAAACTGGGGTTGCTTACTAGAAAACAAAATGATGGAAAAGCCCTAGCAGAATTAGACGCTAAACTTCGCGAATTTGACGCACAAGATCCTGTGAAGTATGATTTTGCCTTATTTGGACTAGGCGTTTTTGAAGGTTTTTAA
- a CDS encoding ABC transporter ATP-binding protein, producing the protein MIEVKNIHKYYDKLHVLKGVDLHIKKGEIVSIVGSSGAGKTTLLQILGTLDKPNTIPNTDIQKTTTSLFINGRDILTMNDKVLSTFRNLNLGFIFQFHQLLPEFTALENVCIPAFIANKPKGETEQEAKKLLDYLGLSHRINHKPNELSGGEQQRVAVARALINKPAVIFADEPSGNLDTTSAENLHQLFFKLRDEFGQTFVIVTHNEELANMADRKLVMVDGLISN; encoded by the coding sequence ATGATTGAAGTCAAAAATATACATAAATACTACGATAAACTACATGTACTCAAAGGAGTTGATTTGCATATTAAAAAAGGAGAAATTGTATCTATTGTAGGATCATCAGGCGCAGGAAAAACAACACTCTTGCAAATTTTAGGCACCTTAGACAAACCCAATACTATACCCAACACAGATATTCAAAAAACAACAACTTCCTTGTTTATCAATGGTCGAGACATTTTGACCATGAATGACAAAGTTTTATCTACTTTCAGGAATTTAAATTTAGGATTCATATTTCAGTTTCACCAACTACTTCCTGAATTTACTGCACTTGAAAATGTTTGCATTCCAGCATTTATTGCCAACAAACCAAAAGGAGAAACAGAGCAAGAAGCGAAAAAATTATTAGACTATTTGGGCCTTTCGCACCGCATAAATCACAAACCAAATGAACTTTCGGGTGGAGAGCAGCAACGCGTAGCCGTGGCACGAGCACTAATCAACAAACCAGCGGTTATTTTTGCAGATGAGCCTTCAGGAAACCTTGACACTACATCGGCAGAGAATTTACATCAGCTTTTCTTTAAACTAAGAGATGAATTTGGACAAACATTTGTGATCGTAACTCATAATGAAGAACTCGCTAATATGGCCGACAGAAAACTAGTCATGGTGGATGGTTTGATTAGTAATTAG
- the msrA gene encoding peptide-methionine (S)-S-oxide reductase MsrA, with product MEKQGDLEIATFAGGCFWCTEAVFLQLDGVSKVVSGYIGGNTVNPTYNDISTGETGHAEAIEITFDPKKISFGELLEIFFATHDPTTLNRQGADVGTQYRSEIFYHNETQKQLSQDYIALMTQENTFGKPIVTKISAATKFYVAEEYHQNYYNQNKTQGYCSYVITPKIDKLKKMYQGKLKK from the coding sequence ATGGAAAAACAAGGAGATTTAGAGATTGCAACATTTGCAGGAGGTTGTTTTTGGTGTACCGAGGCAGTATTTTTACAGCTTGACGGAGTGAGTAAAGTAGTTTCAGGTTACATAGGTGGAAACACTGTGAATCCTACTTATAATGATATTTCTACCGGAGAAACGGGACATGCAGAGGCTATTGAAATAACTTTTGACCCAAAGAAAATAAGTTTTGGAGAGTTACTGGAGATATTTTTTGCAACTCATGATCCTACAACGCTTAACCGTCAAGGTGCTGATGTAGGGACACAATACCGTAGTGAAATTTTTTATCACAATGAGACTCAAAAACAGTTGTCACAGGATTACATAGCCTTGATGACACAAGAAAATACTTTTGGTAAACCAATTGTGACTAAAATATCAGCTGCCACAAAATTTTATGTTGCTGAAGAATACCATCAAAATTACTACAACCAAAACAAAACGCAAGGGTATTGTAGTTATGTAATTACTCCAAAAATTGATAAGTTGAAGAAAATGTATCAAGGAAAGCTTAAGAAATAA
- a CDS encoding DUF6787 family protein, whose amino-acid sequence MNKLKQRWGIETNFQFIIILIVFAITGSASAWLSKPFCTWLGITKDSLGYWIIPVRLILIFPIYQVLLVCIGFIFGQFKFFWALEKKMLKRLGLGFLFKS is encoded by the coding sequence ATGAATAAACTCAAACAACGTTGGGGAATTGAAACAAATTTTCAGTTCATAATAATTCTAATCGTTTTTGCTATCACGGGATCAGCATCAGCTTGGTTGTCTAAACCGTTTTGTACGTGGCTAGGTATAACAAAAGATTCTTTGGGATATTGGATAATTCCTGTACGTTTGATATTAATATTCCCTATTTACCAAGTATTACTGGTTTGTATTGGTTTTATATTTGGGCAATTCAAATTCTTTTGGGCATTGGAGAAAAAAATGCTGAAAAGATTAGGACTCGGATTTCTTTTTAAATCATAA
- a CDS encoding DUF6146 family protein, producing the protein MKRSLYILGIVALIMYSCATTTPFTAIKNPSNNSSNDTVRIANEELEYEVIIIAPGFNSWLNATALPRNYHTQAFLENKNRFYVTEWNNRVLQPQRFNPNLYEMTINYDPNINYGYEVNYLIYNYMIFFQNTYNQRLFGFVPMR; encoded by the coding sequence ATGAAACGTAGTTTATATATATTAGGAATAGTAGCGCTCATCATGTACAGTTGTGCTACAACTACTCCATTTACAGCTATAAAAAATCCGTCAAATAATTCTAGTAATGATACCGTAAGAATAGCAAATGAAGAACTAGAATACGAGGTAATCATTATTGCACCTGGTTTTAATTCTTGGCTAAATGCCACAGCTTTGCCTAGAAATTATCACACACAGGCTTTTCTAGAAAATAAAAACCGTTTTTATGTAACCGAATGGAATAACCGTGTTTTGCAACCACAGCGTTTTAATCCTAATTTATACGAAATGACAATTAATTATGATCCTAATATAAATTACGGGTATGAAGTAAATTATTTGATATACAACTACATGATATTTTTTCAAAATACATACAATCAAAGACTTTTTGGTTTTGTACCCATGAGATAA
- a CDS encoding DUF937 domain-containing protein — MLEQLTQLAQQFGVESVVKNNAIPNEQNEAVIEEASSSIFSGLQKIASEGGVEQLASLFQGDNAQNASNPVVQKLTEQLTGSLGEKFGINADAASGVAGSLIPQILGSLVNKAKDPNDSSFQISDIIAAISGGGAQGSGIMDAISKYGGQFGLDQNADGKVDISDAMAAVSGKGGGLGGILGKLFGK, encoded by the coding sequence ATGTTAGAACAATTAACACAATTAGCGCAACAATTTGGAGTCGAGTCAGTTGTTAAAAACAATGCCATTCCAAACGAACAAAACGAGGCAGTTATTGAAGAAGCTAGTAGCTCCATTTTTTCTGGTTTACAAAAAATTGCTTCAGAGGGCGGTGTAGAACAATTGGCTTCTTTGTTTCAAGGAGATAATGCTCAAAACGCTTCAAATCCTGTAGTTCAAAAGCTTACTGAACAACTTACTGGAAGTCTTGGAGAAAAATTTGGTATCAATGCAGATGCAGCATCAGGTGTTGCAGGAAGTTTGATTCCTCAAATTCTAGGATCATTGGTAAATAAAGCAAAAGATCCTAATGATAGTAGTTTTCAAATCTCTGATATCATTGCAGCTATATCTGGAGGCGGAGCTCAAGGATCTGGAATTATGGATGCAATTTCAAAATATGGAGGACAATTTGGTTTAGATCAAAATGCTGATGGAAAAGTAGACATTAGCGATGCAATGGCAGCCGTATCTGGTAAAGGTGGTGGACTAGGCGGAATTCTTGGCAAACTATTTGGAAAATAA
- a CDS encoding D-2-hydroxyacid dehydrogenase: MKVLANDGISKSGIQALEKGGFEVITTKVAQEQVANFVNENNVSVVLVRSATKVRKDIIDACPGLKIIGRGGVGMDNIDVDYAKSKGIAVINTPASSSESVAELVFAHLFSGVRFLHDSNRNMPLEGDTNFDGLKKAYGNGIELRGKTLGIVGIGRIGQATAKMALGLGMKVIAADSFIPQVDVTVSFFDGQSITTTIVSQSLESVFKEADFITLHVPAQNGYIISDKEIASMKDGVGIVNCARGGVIDEVALLKGLDSGKILFAGLDVFESEPTPEMAILMHHKISLTPHIGAATGEAQDRIGTELAQQIISILG; this comes from the coding sequence ATGAAAGTATTAGCCAACGATGGAATTTCAAAAAGTGGAATTCAAGCTTTAGAAAAAGGTGGTTTTGAAGTTATAACAACAAAAGTAGCGCAGGAACAAGTGGCTAATTTTGTTAATGAAAACAATGTAAGTGTCGTTTTAGTAAGAAGCGCGACTAAGGTTCGTAAAGACATTATTGATGCTTGTCCAGGCTTGAAAATTATAGGTCGTGGAGGCGTAGGTATGGATAATATTGATGTGGATTATGCTAAAAGCAAAGGGATTGCAGTGATTAATACGCCTGCTTCATCATCAGAATCTGTGGCAGAGTTGGTTTTTGCACATTTATTTTCGGGAGTTCGATTTTTGCACGACTCGAATAGAAATATGCCACTTGAAGGCGATACCAACTTTGATGGTTTAAAGAAAGCGTATGGTAACGGAATTGAATTGAGAGGAAAAACGCTTGGAATTGTGGGCATTGGCCGTATTGGTCAGGCTACTGCAAAAATGGCGCTTGGACTTGGAATGAAAGTTATTGCTGCGGATAGTTTTATTCCTCAAGTAGATGTCACGGTATCTTTTTTTGACGGTCAATCTATTACCACAACTATCGTTTCACAATCTTTAGAATCAGTTTTTAAAGAGGCTGATTTTATTACCCTACATGTACCTGCGCAAAACGGTTACATTATTAGTGATAAAGAAATTGCTAGCATGAAAGATGGTGTAGGAATTGTAAATTGTGCCCGTGGCGGTGTAATTGACGAGGTGGCTTTACTTAAAGGACTGGATAGCGGGAAAATATTGTTTGCAGGATTAGACGTTTTTGAGAGTGAACCAACGCCAGAGATGGCAATATTAATGCACCACAAAATCTCACTAACACCACACATAGGTGCTGCTACAGGTGAGGCACAAGATAGAATAGGAACTGAACTAGCCCAACAAATTATAAGTATTTTGGGATAA
- the serC gene encoding 3-phosphoserine/phosphohydroxythreonine transaminase, which translates to MKKHNYSAGPCILPQEVFEKSAQAILNFNDSGLSLLEMSHRSKDFVAVMDEARSLVLELLGLEGKGYQALFLAGGASLEFLMVPYNLMKENGKAAYLDTGTWAAAAIKEAQLFGETSIIGSSKEQNYNHIPKGYSIPEDADYFHCTSNNTIFGTQMKEFPETSIPLVCDMSSDIFSRVLDFSKFDLIYAGAQKNMGPAGTTLIVVKEEILGKTGRTIPSMLDYTKHIKAESMYNTPPVFPVYASLLTLQWLKNLGGIAAIEKINNAKAALLYAEIDRNPLFKGAAAVEDRSNMNATFLLNDEAHAANFDALWKAAGISGLPGHRSVGGYRASMYNALPLESVQVLVDVMQALEKAI; encoded by the coding sequence ATGAAAAAACACAACTACAGCGCAGGACCTTGCATTTTACCCCAAGAAGTTTTTGAAAAATCAGCACAAGCGATATTAAATTTCAATGATTCTGGATTATCTCTTTTAGAAATGTCTCACAGAAGCAAAGATTTTGTGGCCGTTATGGATGAAGCTCGATCACTTGTTCTAGAATTATTAGGTCTTGAAGGCAAAGGCTACCAAGCATTATTTCTAGCAGGTGGTGCTAGTCTTGAATTTTTGATGGTTCCTTACAACTTGATGAAAGAAAATGGAAAAGCCGCTTACCTGGACACAGGAACATGGGCTGCTGCTGCTATTAAAGAAGCACAACTTTTTGGAGAAACTAGCATCATAGGTTCCTCTAAAGAACAAAATTACAATCATATTCCAAAAGGATACAGTATTCCTGAAGATGCTGATTATTTTCACTGTACGAGTAATAATACCATCTTTGGTACCCAAATGAAGGAGTTTCCAGAAACTAGCATACCACTTGTATGCGACATGAGTTCGGATATTTTTTCAAGAGTATTGGATTTTTCAAAATTTGACTTGATCTATGCTGGAGCTCAAAAAAACATGGGACCTGCAGGAACCACATTGATTGTTGTAAAAGAAGAAATTCTAGGTAAAACTGGCAGAACTATTCCTAGTATGCTGGATTATACCAAACATATTAAAGCAGAAAGTATGTACAACACACCTCCTGTTTTCCCTGTTTACGCTTCTTTATTGACTTTACAATGGTTGAAAAACTTAGGTGGAATTGCAGCCATTGAAAAAATAAACAATGCAAAAGCAGCATTACTGTATGCCGAAATTGATAGAAATCCATTGTTTAAAGGAGCTGCTGCTGTGGAGGATCGTTCTAATATGAATGCCACTTTCTTGTTAAATGATGAAGCACATGCCGCAAACTTTGACGCTTTGTGGAAAGCTGCAGGAATTTCAGGATTACCAGGGCATCGTTCAGTAGGTGGCTACAGAGCTTCTATGTACAATGCGTTACCATTAGAGAGCGTTCAAGTACTGGTGGATGTAATGCAGGCTTTGGAAAAGGCAATTTAA
- a CDS encoding acyl-CoA reductase, with product MTLETKKNVFVELGNFLSQFSENNTTKSPNVLHNETFFDAFQELIILSQSHNGWYTPENVYFSIQSWSKALTAENLDQWLSAYTLEIQKPKNIALVLAGNIPLVGFHDFLSVLITGNNVIVKTSSNDQHLLPFLAKYLIAVAPELKNQITFVEGKLENFDAVIATGSNNTSRYFEYYFKDKPSIIRKSRNSVAVLTGTENKEELTALGEDIFRYFGLGCRNVSKLFVPKGYNFDAFFEAIFEYQDVIHYEKYANNYDYNKAVFLMSNFKLLDNGFLTIKEDQSHASPISSVFYEYYDDLPTLQTKLDSENELLQCIVSGGCIEKSISFGQTQNPQLWDYADNIDTISFLLTI from the coding sequence ATGACATTAGAAACAAAAAAAAATGTTTTTGTTGAATTAGGAAATTTTTTAAGTCAATTTTCTGAAAACAACACCACAAAAAGCCCAAATGTTTTGCACAACGAAACATTTTTTGATGCTTTTCAAGAACTTATTATCCTGTCTCAATCACACAATGGCTGGTATACTCCTGAAAATGTATATTTTTCAATTCAATCTTGGTCTAAAGCATTAACAGCAGAAAACCTTGATCAATGGCTTTCTGCCTATACTTTAGAAATTCAAAAACCAAAAAATATAGCATTAGTACTAGCAGGAAACATTCCTCTAGTTGGGTTTCATGATTTTTTATCGGTTTTAATAACTGGAAATAATGTGATTGTAAAAACATCATCAAACGACCAACATTTACTGCCTTTTTTAGCCAAATATTTGATTGCTGTTGCGCCTGAACTTAAAAACCAGATCACGTTTGTTGAGGGTAAATTAGAAAACTTTGATGCCGTAATAGCTACAGGCAGTAACAATACATCAAGATATTTCGAATATTATTTTAAAGACAAACCGTCTATTATTAGAAAGAGTAGAAATTCAGTAGCGGTTTTGACTGGTACTGAAAACAAGGAGGAACTCACTGCTTTAGGAGAAGATATTTTTAGATATTTTGGTTTAGGATGTCGTAATGTATCTAAACTTTTTGTACCAAAAGGATATAATTTCGATGCCTTTTTTGAAGCCATTTTTGAATACCAAGATGTCATTCATTATGAAAAATACGCCAATAATTACGATTACAACAAAGCGGTTTTCTTGATGAGTAATTTCAAGTTGCTTGACAATGGCTTTTTGACTATAAAAGAAGATCAAAGCCATGCCTCACCTATTTCTAGTGTTTTTTATGAATATTACGACGACTTACCCACACTACAAACAAAGTTAGATTCTGAAAATGAGCTACTTCAATGTATCGTTTCTGGTGGTTGTATTGAAAAAAGTATTTCGTTTGGACAAACTCAAAATCCGCAATTATGGGATTATGCAGATAACATAGATACAATTTCATTTTTGTTAACAATTTAG
- a CDS encoding 4Fe-4S dicluster domain-containing protein — protein MAIIITDECINCGACEPECPNTAIYEGADDWRYKDGTKLKGKVILPDGTEIDSDEAQTPISDEVYYIVPGKCTECKGFHDEPQCAAVCPVDCCIPDDAHVESDETLLNRQAFLHNE, from the coding sequence ATGGCAATTATTATAACAGACGAATGTATCAATTGTGGGGCTTGTGAACCTGAGTGCCCAAATACTGCAATATATGAAGGAGCTGATGATTGGAGATACAAGGACGGAACAAAACTGAAAGGTAAAGTAATTTTGCCAGACGGTACTGAAATTGATTCTGATGAAGCACAAACACCAATCTCTGACGAAGTGTATTATATCGTTCCTGGTAAATGTACGGAGTGTAAAGGATTTCATGATGAACCTCAATGTGCAGCGGTTTGCCCTGTAGATTGTTGTATTCCTGATGATGCGCATGTAGAAAGTGATGAAACATTGCTAAACAGACAAGCTTTTTTACACAACGAATAA
- a CDS encoding TonB-dependent receptor, whose amino-acid sequence MKKIALLLILLNVSFVFAQKQISGVVKDNSGNSLPGVNIVEKGTKNGVSTDTDGSYKIKVNEGATLVFSYVGFNKVERAATEAVINVVLSEEGGQNLNEVVVTGSRTAARTNTTSALPIDVLSSKDLNSTGQASFDKALQYRIPSFNTVNTPVNDATSLLDPYEIRNMGPSRTLILINGKRKNLSALVYVQTSPGRGETGADISAIPTDAIERVEILRDGASAQYGSDAIAGVMNIILKKNTNGGSATLRTGVTSEGDGEMYGISINNGTTVGDKGFINYTVDFSKTEISNRPGKVDAEGEFNYWGGTTAGVNTLADIQNFLSKRPDAGNINGAPETAAAKFLVNGGKDLSENAQVYYNAAYVYKKVNSFANYRTPYWRTATDFPYLPSLYGNGTLASYQGYVPTFEGELNDYNATLGYKFNKNGWIGDASITTGGNQQNYTVSNSHNRSKDSSGNFIYATNPNFYSGPLRFNPGGVGFTHYVGNIDLSKQIFDNFSIAFGSEFRTEIFEVRAGDEASYIGVGADSYQGNTPENSGKFNRYNIGFYASASLDITEDWLAEGTIRYEDYSDFGSKAVWKLSSRYKFADDLVTLRGSASTGFRAPTLHQIYTQKVQSSFGGGGIQLEGIINNVSSAARQNGVANLKAESSTNYTIGLGVKPSKNFSATLDYYNISVKDRIVLGDKIIYSPGNIQSWFTNAIDTKTSGLDFVANYRNIELGSGKLTINLSGNYTLENKLDGPVRNIASVAAVNQSVFGATQEALLLTSRPKFKYIIGGDFEINKFSFSLNNTVFGPAKFKNADLYDKALTVEFLTKVVTDLGVSYRANEKVTLNLNVNNLLNVLPEWKLKSDGSTGAEAIINDPITLKKQINDLTFNGRYSQMTYDGSHFSQLGTMVNLSLNYKF is encoded by the coding sequence ATGAAAAAAATCGCATTATTATTAATCCTATTAAACGTCTCGTTTGTATTTGCTCAGAAGCAAATATCAGGGGTAGTAAAAGACAATTCTGGAAATTCGTTACCAGGAGTTAACATTGTAGAAAAAGGAACAAAGAATGGAGTTTCTACTGACACTGATGGTTCTTACAAAATTAAAGTGAACGAAGGAGCAACATTAGTTTTCAGTTATGTTGGATTCAACAAAGTAGAAAGAGCAGCAACAGAAGCTGTAATCAATGTAGTTTTATCTGAAGAAGGTGGACAAAATTTAAATGAAGTTGTAGTAACGGGGAGCAGAACAGCAGCTAGAACCAATACTACATCAGCGTTACCAATAGATGTACTGTCTTCAAAAGACTTAAACTCCACGGGACAAGCATCATTTGATAAAGCATTACAATATAGAATACCATCATTTAACACCGTAAATACACCTGTAAATGATGCTACATCTCTATTAGATCCTTATGAAATTAGAAACATGGGACCAAGTAGAACATTAATTCTTATCAATGGTAAACGTAAAAATTTAAGTGCACTAGTTTACGTTCAAACGTCACCTGGACGTGGTGAAACAGGTGCAGATATCTCTGCTATACCTACTGACGCTATTGAAAGAGTTGAAATTCTTCGTGATGGAGCATCTGCACAATATGGATCTGATGCCATTGCAGGTGTAATGAACATCATTTTAAAGAAAAACACTAATGGAGGTTCTGCAACTCTAAGAACCGGAGTTACTAGTGAGGGAGATGGCGAAATGTACGGCATAAGTATAAACAATGGTACAACTGTAGGTGACAAAGGATTTATTAATTATACTGTAGATTTTTCTAAAACAGAAATATCTAACCGTCCAGGAAAAGTAGATGCTGAAGGTGAGTTTAATTACTGGGGTGGAACAACTGCTGGAGTAAATACTCTAGCTGATATCCAAAACTTTTTATCAAAACGTCCTGATGCAGGTAACATCAATGGAGCTCCAGAAACAGCTGCGGCAAAATTCCTAGTAAATGGTGGTAAAGATCTAAGTGAAAATGCACAAGTGTATTACAATGCAGCTTATGTATACAAAAAAGTAAACTCGTTCGCAAACTATAGAACTCCATATTGGAGAACTGCAACAGATTTCCCATATTTACCGTCTTTATATGGTAACGGCACACTTGCGTCTTATCAAGGTTATGTTCCTACATTTGAAGGTGAATTAAACGATTACAATGCTACACTTGGATATAAATTCAACAAAAATGGTTGGATTGGAGACGCAAGTATCACAACAGGGGGAAATCAACAGAACTATACTGTTTCAAATTCTCACAACCGTTCTAAAGATTCAAGCGGAAATTTCATTTATGCTACAAACCCAAATTTTTATAGCGGACCACTTCGTTTTAACCCTGGTGGAGTAGGTTTCACACATTATGTTGGAAATATCGACCTTAGCAAACAAATTTTTGACAATTTCAGTATTGCTTTTGGTTCTGAATTTAGAACAGAAATATTTGAAGTTAGAGCAGGTGACGAAGCTTCATATATAGGTGTTGGAGCAGATTCTTACCAAGGAAACACTCCTGAAAATTCAGGAAAATTTAACCGCTACAATATTGGTTTTTATGCAAGTGCTTCTTTAGACATAACTGAAGATTGGTTAGCAGAAGGAACTATTCGTTATGAGGATTATAGCGATTTTGGAAGCAAAGCAGTTTGGAAGTTAAGTTCAAGATATAAATTCGCAGACGACCTTGTTACTTTAAGAGGTTCTGCATCTACAGGTTTTAGAGCTCCTACATTACATCAAATATATACTCAAAAAGTACAATCATCATTTGGTGGCGGAGGGATTCAGCTTGAAGGAATTATCAACAACGTATCCTCTGCAGCTAGACAAAATGGAGTTGCAAATCTAAAAGCTGAAAGTTCTACTAACTACACTATCGGACTTGGAGTAAAACCTTCTAAAAACTTTAGCGCAACTTTGGACTATTACAATATTAGTGTGAAAGACCGTATCGTTTTGGGAGATAAAATCATATATAGCCCGGGCAATATTCAATCATGGTTTACAAATGCTATTGACACTAAAACTTCTGGTTTAGATTTTGTTGCAAATTACAGAAATATCGAATTAGGTTCTGGCAAGTTAACAATTAACCTTTCTGGAAATTATACCTTAGAAAACAAGCTAGACGGTCCTGTACGTAACATTGCTAGTGTTGCAGCTGTTAACCAATCGGTTTTTGGCGCAACCCAAGAAGCTTTATTACTTACTTCACGTCCTAAATTTAAATATATTATTGGTGGAGATTTCGAAATTAATAAGTTCTCATTTTCTTTAAACAACACCGTTTTTGGACCAGCAAAATTCAAAAATGCTGACTTGTACGATAAAGCATTAACTGTAGAATTTTTAACTAAAGTAGTTACCGATTTAGGTGTTTCATACAGAGCAAATGAAAAAGTTACTCTTAACTTAAATGTAAATAACTTATTAAATGTTTTACCTGAATGGAAATTAAAGTCTGACGGTTCAACTGGTGCAGAAGCTATAATAAACGATCCAATAACATTGAAAAAGCAAATTAACGATTTAACATTCAATGGTCGTTATTCACAGATGACTTATGATGGATCTCACTTCAGCCAATTAGGAACTATGGTTAATTTATCTTTGAACTACAAATTCTAA
- the ychF gene encoding redox-regulated ATPase YchF, with protein sequence MKAGIVGLPNVGKSTLFNCLSNAKAQSANFPFCTIEPNIGVVNVPDPRINKLEELVKPERVQMATVDIVDIAGLVKGASKGEGLGNQFLGNIRECNAIIHVLRCFDNDNIVHVDGNVNPIRDKETIDIELQLKDLETVEKRLEKVNRAAKTGNKEAQTEKALLDRIKETLLQAKSARTITPQGNDEEVLMESFQLITAKPVLYVCNVDENSAVNGNKYVDQVRELVKDEDAEVIILSVGAEADITELESYEERQVFLEDMGLSEPGASVLIRAAYKLLKQQTYFTAGVKEVRAWTINIGATAPQAAGVIHTDFEKGFIRAEVIAYEDYVQYGSEAKCKEAGKFKVEGKEYVVKDGDVMHFRFNV encoded by the coding sequence ATGAAAGCAGGAATTGTAGGGTTACCTAATGTTGGAAAATCAACTTTGTTCAATTGTTTGTCAAACGCAAAAGCGCAAAGTGCTAACTTTCCTTTTTGTACCATAGAGCCAAATATTGGTGTTGTTAATGTACCAGATCCAAGAATCAATAAATTGGAGGAATTGGTAAAGCCAGAGCGTGTGCAAATGGCTACGGTTGATATTGTGGATATTGCAGGTTTAGTAAAAGGAGCTAGTAAAGGAGAAGGTTTAGGAAATCAATTTCTTGGAAACATTAGAGAGTGTAACGCTATTATTCACGTATTGCGTTGTTTTGATAATGATAATATCGTTCACGTTGATGGTAATGTAAATCCCATTCGTGACAAAGAAACTATTGATATCGAGTTGCAGTTAAAAGATTTAGAAACGGTTGAAAAGCGTTTAGAAAAAGTAAATCGTGCTGCAAAAACAGGTAACAAAGAGGCGCAGACCGAAAAAGCGCTTTTGGATCGAATTAAAGAAACCTTATTGCAAGCTAAATCAGCGAGAACTATTACTCCTCAAGGAAATGACGAGGAAGTTTTGATGGAATCCTTTCAATTGATTACCGCAAAACCAGTTTTGTATGTGTGTAATGTAGACGAAAACTCTGCCGTAAATGGAAACAAATACGTTGACCAAGTTCGCGAATTAGTAAAAGATGAAGATGCAGAAGTAATTATTTTGTCTGTAGGAGCCGAAGCTGATATTACAGAGCTTGAAAGCTACGAAGAGCGCCAAGTTTTCCTTGAAGACATGGGATTGTCAGAGCCAGGAGCCTCTGTTTTAATTCGTGCAGCTTATAAATTGTTAAAACAGCAAACCTATTTCACGGCAGGAGTAAAAGAAGTTCGTGCTTGGACCATCAATATCGGTGCTACCGCGCCACAAGCTGCTGGTGTAATTCATACTGATTTTGAAAAAGGGTTTATCCGTGCCGAAGTTATTGCTTACGAAGACTACGTGCAATACGGTTCTGAAGCTAAATGTAAGGAAGCTGGAAAATTTAAAGTAGAGGGTAAAGAATACGTTGTAAAAGATGGTGATGTAATGCACTTTAGATTCAACGTGTAA